The DNA segment GGCGGTGATCGACCGGGCGGGCGCCCTGCTCGACCGGGAAGGGGACGTTCCGGAACTGGTCCGGCTCCCTGCCCTGCCGTTCGGGCACAGCCCGCACCATCTGTTCGCCGCCGCCGTCTCGCTCTCCGCCGCCACTCTGGGCGCGGTCCTGGACGACATCCTGGACTCGCTCGTGACCAGCGGATACCGCCGGATCATGGTGGTGAACGGACACGGCGGCAATGACGAGATCATGCGCCTCGCCGTGAAGCGGTTCGCGCTGCGCTCCGAGGTGACGGTCGCCGCCTGCTCGTACTGGACCGTCACCTCCGGTGCGGACGACGGGGGCAGGCCCGGGATCACCCCCGGCCACGCCGGGTGGTTCGAGACCTCGCTGATGCTGGCGGCCCATCCGCGTCTCGTCCGCACACCGGTACCGGCGCGCCCGCCCGTCGAGCCCCCACCGCTCTTCGACAACCCGCCGTACCCGGGGCTGACCGTGGAGCGCCACGGCGAGTGGGAGCGGGTCGGCGGTTCGACCGACGATGCGTCCGGCGCCGAGGCGGAGAGCGGCGCCCGGCTGCTCGACGACCGGGCCGCCGGGCTGGCCCGCGCGA comes from the Streptomyces sp. NBC_01471 genome and includes:
- a CDS encoding creatininase family protein; protein product: MQPTTGQTRLTELTWGEVRAAGEHGIALLPIGSQEQHAGHLPMGTDTLLAEAVIDRAGALLDREGDVPELVRLPALPFGHSPHHLFAAAVSLSAATLGAVLDDILDSLVTSGYRRIMVVNGHGGNDEIMRLAVKRFALRSEVTVAACSYWTVTSGADDGGRPGITPGHAGWFETSLMLAAHPRLVRTPVPARPPVEPPPLFDNPPYPGLTVERHGEWERVGGSTDDASGAEAESGARLLDDRAAGLARAIRAFDAASR